Part of the Lolium rigidum isolate FL_2022 chromosome 6, APGP_CSIRO_Lrig_0.1, whole genome shotgun sequence genome, CACACTGCAACCTTCTCTTTTAGCAGTACATCGACCATACACACTATCAGCTACGTTAGTGTTGACCTAAGCCATGCCTCCACTATCCCCTGCTGCTTCACAATTAGCACAGCACCGGAATCGCATAAATGAGTCatttttttatttattatttCTTTTTGTAGtattaatttttattattcattCGGTCCTAATTAAGTCCTTATGTCCTAATTAGATTAGTTCCTGAACCAAAGCCCTAATCTTTTATTTATTCACATGCATGATTTCGTTTTTAAATCTACAATTTTGTAAAAAACGGCCAttgcgaaaataaaaaaaattcaaaaaaatgtcgAAGTTAAGTGGTTGTTTTTTCGTGGCAACTTGTATGAAAAAAGGACTCCATGCCAAGAGGTGCCTAGAAAATGATTTGAGGTGATTTTAGCCAAGGTGAAAATGGCTTAAAGACATGAATGTTCATGCATGATAGGAATTTTTGTGATGTTTTCCCAAACATTGTCATATTATGTTTTCTTGGACAAACTCACAAACGTGTCGTAAGTCCGCAAAGTATTAGGCTTGGGATGCAAAACCACTGCTGAAGAGTACTTCTGGAGTTCTGGTGCttccacatgaaacattcttggtGAAATGAAACATTCAGCTGGGGACACTATACGGcttgaggatatttgtgttgGCTATCTAATTATTCTCAATGCAAGCATGTACAGAAGCCAATTAAGCAACCAGTGGATACTTTAACTTGACGGTGATACTTTTACTAATAGACTAAGCAATGCATATGCTGAAATAATCAAAGCTGTAGGGTTGCGAAAATTTTGTGCAAATTCTTCTCTTTCATCGCATTCTTAGTGTTTATCTCGGAATCATTTACTTAAGAAATATCTTGTCAAATCAGGAGCAGCAATGTAAATCCACCCTACTCACTTGATTCCGTGCTTTTCATGTCAATGTGAAGAAAATCCAATTTTATTGAAGTAACTCGAGAATTTTATTTATTATGACTGATTTTAAAGTAGTGATAAAGACAATAAACTTTTAACTATCAACGAAAACTCTACCAAATGGCAAGACATAAGTACAACACAAATGTTAGTTGTAATAGAAAGACACACCTGAACTTCCATTCTCAAAGCTATAGGCAGTATCCATCCAAGAATCCATGGTCTACATCACTTTATCTGCTCAACTTTTTTTTAGGGAAACAGAATACTCTGCTGCGAGCTTTATTAATCAAATAATAGATACATCGTCAATTAATAGGGAAACAATAAAAATCGGCGGATCATCTACCCACACACATGGGAGTGAATCCGTCTCTCTCCATAAGCAACCAGCAACAAAGTTTGCTTCCCTATTATAGAAACTAAACTCATAACTAGAAAATATAGAAGcttggatataaatatcatcAAAAAGATGAGAAACTTCCCGTCTGAAGGGCTTCAATCACCTGTAGACAATCGGATTGAATAATAATACGCGAACAACCCACCTCATCTCATTGGCTAATGCAATGCCTCTACTAATCGCTTGAGCTTCTAAAGTGTTTGCATAAATGGCATATTAGACCAGAACATTGCATGCATCAATAAATCGCCCATGATCATCTCTAATGACCGCTCCTATTCCACCTGTAAGATTTACTGGATTGAAATTTGCATCGACATTGACCATAACATGTCCTTCTTTCGATTTTGTCCATGCACTCTTCTTATTTTCTGAATTCTTTTTGATTGCCTTTATATTATTTGCTGTAATTACTCGAATGGACATCGTAACAATCGAACTTGTAGGTACTTTCTCACCATGCACAAGTTGGCGGCGCATCCACCATATATACCAGGAGGTGGTAAGAATCAATTCCCTTGTATTTTCAACCTGCTGATTCACTATCAATTCTTCAAGAACAGCACTACCTAGCATTGCATCTTCTATCTTATCTTGCTAGTCCAAATTTCCTCCAAACTTTATCTGCTCAACTTGGTACTACTTGCTCATTGTTTGAATCTCTTACTaccttattattttctataaaaCCTGAATGAAAGGATCTGAAAAATAGGGCTGCTGATTGATTTTACTGGTAATGAGTAAGAGTATTAACGAAAACTCTACCAAATGGCAAGACATAAGTACACCACAAATGTTAGCTGTAATAGAATGACAGACCTGAACTTCCATTCTCAAAGCTATAGGCAGTATCCATCCAAGAATCCATGGTATACATCACTTTATCTGCTCAACTTGGTACTACTTGCTCAATTGTTTGAATCTCTTACTaccttattattttctataaaaaCTGAATGAAAGGATCTGAAAATAGGGCTGCCGATTGATTTTACTGGTAATGAGTAAGAGTATTAAAGCAACATCTACGAAGAAAAATGTTTACAACTACAACTACAGCATTTACAAATTGTTGGCAACAAGTCTTTGCATAATTGGGGCATTCGCTCTATACTGAAGAAGAGTGATCTCTGCAGCGAAGCCAGCCTTCCTAGCAGAGAATCTGGGTCGAATCCCTTCAAATACAAAACCTGTTCATTTGCTTACAAATATTCCAATAAGCAGGATGACAACCTCAGATAAACATATTCTTTTTTTTAACAAGAGATAAACATATTCCAGATAAGCTCTTTTTTCTgcttctttgagagagtccaaaTACATACTTCAAAATACGACAAGAGCTAGAGCAACAAATGAACTCTGCTAAGCAGCAGCAGTTATTCAAATTCGGACCAGGCTCTCGGTGTAAGGTATTACATTGAAGTAGAATATTTCCTGCCCAGACCCAGCATCCTCCTCGGGCGTGCCATCGTGCTGGTACCTCAGGCGATCCAGCTCGCATATGATGTCGATCTCATGCGACTGCAGATCGTAGCGGCTGATGTAGTGCGACGCCCTTAGGATCATCGCGCCGCCACCCGGGAGGAGAGCCACCGGGCGCGCCATCCCGGAGATGTCGAGGGTGTAGCGGTGCTCCCATCGCGTGTCTTGTTCCACCAGCGTCCAGATGTTGAGGGGCTTCCGCCGGGACAGCTCGCTGCTGCTGAAGGCGGTGAGGAAGAGCTCGCCGTGCACCTCGTCCAGGATGAAGGAGTCGTCCAGGGCAGGGTCCAGCGAGTCGGGCAGGTGTGTGACGCTGAAGCTCTCATCGTCCAGGCTGAGGCGGAGGATGCCGCATGGGCTCGGATCGAGACCGGGCTTGTCAATGATCCAGAACAGTGCCCCCTTGGCGAACACAGGGGTGATCCACACGGAGACAGGGTATAGTGGATTGGGCGTGATTTCCCTCCATGAATCTGAATCAACGCCAACAGTGAACACCTCCATCCCCATGTCGTGGACGCCCGTGAGAGGGTCCCTGGAGCGGTAGAAGGCCCGGACCACCTTGTGCCTGCCGGTGCGAGGGTCCCGGCCAAGCCCTACTGGGAGGCAGGCCTGGTACTGGTACATCTTGTTGCGGTTGTTGATAGGCAGCCGCATGGCGTCCCTGGTGGCAGGGTTGAAGAGGTAGACGTTGGTGTTGGTAGGGGCCACCACCAAGCCGTCGCAGTGCGCAAAGTAGCACACCGAGTTGAACTCCTCGAGGAAGTCATCGGTGTGCATGACGAACCTCGCCTCAGATTCCTCC contains:
- the LOC124659074 gene encoding F-box/LRR-repeat protein At2g43260-like, producing the protein MDMKVCKRRKTTKLPPPAELLDELVTEILLRLPVKSLLRFKSVSKAWRAIISDPFFIRSHLQQSASRWRQNPSLLVTPHTLFHVIEGEPWPSTFSTDISFYQWQQPSFEEEESEARFVMHTDDFLEEFNSVCYFAHCDGLVVAPTNTNVYLFNPATRDAMRLPINNRNKMYQYQACLPVGLGRDPRTGRHKVVRAFYRSRDPLTGVHDMGMEVFTVGVDSDSWREITPNPLYPVSVWITPVFAKGALFWIIDKPGLDPSPCGILRLSLDDESFSVTHLPDSLDPALDDSFILDEVHGELFLTAFSSSELSRRKPLNIWTLVEQDTRWEHRYTLDISGMARPVALLPGGGAMILRASHYISRYDLQSHEIDIICELDRLRYQHDGTPEEDAGSGQEIFYFNVIPYTESLVRI